The DNA segment AGCGGGTCGTAGCTGTCCCCCGGACTGTGAAGTTCGGAGAGGCCTTGAACGATCATCAGGTCCATCTTTGTCTAAAGTTGGCCGAGAAGGGCCTCGTTACCACGGTTCTGAACATGTCCGACCTTCAGAAGGCCATCGAACAAGAGCTGAACATTGACCGCCCTCAGGTGACCGTCGGTCCTCTTCCCGGTCAGTTCCTCTTATTGCTGCAATCCATCGAGGCGGGGTCCAAATGACCATTCCCTCTGCAGGACCGCAAGGATGCGATACCCGTCGTCCTAGATGCGTCTTCATCAATTTCACTGGGCGCCAGTATGGTTTTTCCATCAATGACAAGATCGTGGACCAGTGGATGAACCTGTCCCGACAAGGGACTGACGCCGTCCTGGTCCTGGCGGAACCGAACGATATCCGGGTCATACACGATGAGAAATCACTTGCAGATGCGCAGGCATCAGCCGACAGGTCATCGCACTTCACCATCTTATCGATGATCAGGCAGATGATAAGGATCAGATCGACGATCAGAGAGCTGAATAATGGGAACACGATGTTCTACCTGCGACATCCATCGCTGTCAGAGATACCGATGCTCCTGCATTCCAGAAAAAGAAATCTGGTGCTGGAGATCAATGGATTGTATAAATACGAGATTGATGAGGATTCCCTGCTCGATCGATTGCGTCTGCTATTCGAAAAAGGTGTGGCTGCCATCGCGTCCAAAAGGACCATCGGGATTGTCTCCGTCACTAACGAAATCGGCGGGTTGTTCTATCCCGGAGGGTTCACCCGAACGAAAAGAGCGGTCATCGCCAATGGAGTGAATATCGGCAGGTTCAAAATGAGAAATCCTTCTCCGGACCGGGTCGGACCTTTACGAATTCTGGCCGTGGCGAATTTCAACTGCTGGCATGGTTACGACAAGCTATTGGATGCACTGACCGAGCCTGATATTGAGGGGCGTATGCAGGTCTATCTCATTGGTGAAGGACCGGAGAAGCAAAACCTGGTCCACAAGGTCAATAAGATGGCCTTAAGGAACGTTCACTTCCTCCCGCCGATGAAAGGTGCGGACCTGGATGAGCTGTTCGATAGCTGCGATATCGCTCTCGGGGTGCTAGCGATAGAACGGAAGGGTTTGGTCGAGATGTGCCCTTTGAAGCATCGTGAATACTGCGCCAGAGGGGTTCCCTTCGTTATGTCCGGAACGGACGTCGATTTTCCCGCTGATTCCGAGTTCGTGCTGAACGCTCCCATAGGGCAGAACATCGACATCGAACAGGTACTCGATTTTGCGAAAAGGATGCGGGAATGGCGCGACCATCCTAAGGTCATGCGAAGATACGCTGAAGAACATCTCGATTGGGCCATCAAGATGGGGGATACGGCCTCATTTCTGGTCGGGTTGGAACATGGGAAATGATCAGGTCACATACATCATTTGAGCGCATTATCGATGCATTGGTCTCTCGGGTCAATTGATATAAAAACCGAGCATAGGTCCGTAGTTATATACAGATCAATCATATATTATTAAGAACATCCAATTATAGGTCTTGACAGGTGGTCTTCACGGAAAGAAAATCGGGTTCGGGCGTTGAAAGTAATAAGAGGGGCATTCTCTTCATAGGGTTGAAAGGGTCCTCCTTTTGTATCAACGACGAAGCCTTACTAAGGAAGAAATTCGATGTGAAATCGATCTATCTATCCACCTCCTACATGAAGGAACTGCCATTGCTTGCCCTTTCCATCTTCAAGGAAATGCGGAAGAGGGACGTCGTTTACATTTGGTTCGGTGACCTATGGGCATTGATCGGCGTGTTCATTGCGAAGCTGCTCAATAAAAAATCAATCGTAGTTGCCGGAGGATATGACACGGCCAACGAGCCATCCTTGAATTATGGCTTGATGAGCAGGAAGTTCATGCGATATGTTCCGATATTATCGTTCAGAGCGTGCGATAAGATCATGGCCGTCTCTGAGTTCACTAAAGAAGAAGCTCTACGCATCATTGACGACGAAGGCAAAATAGAGGTCGTGCCCAACGGGATCGATACCTCCAAATTTAGGGTGACCGAGGGGATAAAGAGGACCACCGTCACCACCGTGGGGAACGTGAACAAGCGCACCTGGGTTGTCAAAGGTGTCAATAATTTCATGGAAGTGGTCAAACGCACACCCCAGCAGAAGTTCGTTCTGGTCGGGAGGGTGGACCCCGGTGTGGGCTTGGAGCCGCTGGAGAACCTTGAACTGATAGGCTACCAGACCGGGGAGGACCTGATCAGGATATTGAACGCTTCCAAGTACTATCTTCAACTGTCGTACCGGGAGAGCTTCGGGGTGGCGGTCATCGAATCCATGGCCTGCGGCTGCATACCCGTGGTGACCAACCGGGGCGGGCTGCCGGAGGCCGTGGGAGATGCCGGCACTATAGTGGAATTCGGCTCTTGGGGCCAAGTTGTGGATGCCATAAGCACGGATTACGACCCGGAGAAAGGCGCTCAGGCCAGGGAAAGGGTCGTAAAGCTCTATGACAACGCCGCAAGGGAAAAGGCGATATTGGGCATAATCGGCAAGATGTTGGCCGAGGCTCCGTCGAAATGACCGATTCCGTCCAAGATCACTTGTAGAATCCTTTGACGGTCTCGCACACCCGGTCCACCTGCTCGTCGGTCATGGACGGGAATATAGGCAGGGAAAGTATCTTCTGGGACAGCATCTCGCTTACCGGCAGGTCCCCTTCGCGCTGGGCTATTTTCCCCACGTAGGCCGGCTGCATATGTATCGGTATGGGGTAATGCACGGCGGTGGCGATTTTCTTCTCCGCTAAGTATTTAGCCAAATTGTCCCGGCGCTCCGCACGGACAGCGTAGCAATGGTAGACCGGCTCCTTGACCTCGTCAGCTTTCGGAGGAAGCTCCACACCGGCGACGCCTTTCAACTTGACCTGATACCTTTTGGCGATGGCCCGACGGCGCTCGTTCCAGCGGTCCAGGTGCTTCAACTGTACCAACCCGATGGCGGCGTTGGACGTGTTCAACCGGGAGGTATAACCAAGCACGTCGTGCGAGTAGCGAGTGGTACGGCCGCAGTCCCGCAGCTTGGCCACCATGTTCGCGATGTCTTCGTCGTCCGTGGTGACCATGCCTCCGTCCCCCCCGACGGTCATGTTCTTGGTGGGGTAGAAGGAGAAGCAACCCACGTCGCCCAGGGCCCCGGCCTTCTTGCCTTTGTAGACGGCGCCATGGGCCTGGCAGGCGTCCTCGATGACCTTCAGCCCCTTCTCCTCCGCCAATTCGTTTATCTCCTTCATGTCGCAGGGGTGACCGAACAGGTGTACCGGCATTATGGCCTTGGTCTTCTTGCGCACAGCCGCGACGATCTTCAAAGCGTCCAGGTTGTAGTCGTCGGCCCGCACGTCGCAGAACCTCGGCTGGCCATGAGCGTGGTAGATGGTATTGGCGGTGGCGATGAAGGAGAAGGGCGTGGTGATGACCTCTTTGTCCTCGACATCAAGGGCCAGCAGCGCTAGGATGAGTGCGTCGGTACCCGATGATATGGTGACCGCGCGCTTGACGCCGATGTAATTGGCGAACGCCTCCTCAAACTTGAAGACGCTCTCTCCCAGGACCAAGCGCTCGTTTTGCAAGGCCGAAGTGGCGGCCTCGATCATTTCCTTATCCATTACTGGTCTGGCCTGCGGGATGTCATCCATGATATCAGTTCCCTTTCTACGCGAAGAATGACGATGTTCTGGCATTCCCAGGGGATTATTAGATTGTTTTGCCGTTGTGCTATGCAAATTAATAATTCACCGGTGACCCTTCCCTCCTACCATGCGTGTAGGAGTGATCGGTGTCGGGTCCATGGGCAAGAACCACGTCCGCGTATATTCCGAGATAGCAGAACTGGTGGGCGTCACGGACGTCATGCAGGACTCCTCGAAAGCGGTTGCCGATAAGTTCGGCGTGAGGTCATTCGCTTCCCCCCAGGAGATGTTCAAAGAGGTCGACGCGGTCAGCATCTGCACTCCGACCAGCGAGCATTTCAAAGTGGCTAAATTGGCGATCGAACATGGCGTGTCCATCCTGGTGGAGAAGCCCTTCACCGGCCAGAGCTCCACGGCCGCCGAGCTTGTGGAATTGGCGAACAAGGCCAAGGTCACCCTGGCCTCCGGGTTCATCGAGAGGTGCAACCCTATCGTGGGAAGCCTAAAGAACCTCGTGGATGCCAAGCGCTTTGGCGATGTGATATCCATCGCCTCCCGTCGCGTATCTTCATTCCCGTCACGCATTAGGGACGTGGGCGTGATAATGGACCTGGGTATCCATGACGTGGATGTCCTCCGTCATGTGAAGGGTTCCGAGGTGCGCTCGGTCTGTGCTCTTGGCGGTTCATACAACGGTAAGGCCTGCGAGGACTTCGCCAACCTCCTCCTGGAGTTCCAAGATGGGGGGATTGGTTTCATCGAGGTCAACTGGCTCACGCCCATGAAGGTGCGCAAGTTGTCGCTGACCTGCAGCGAAGCGTTCGTACAAGCGGACTACATCGACCAATCCATGGAGATTTCCTCCAGCTCCATAAAGGACCTCGACCCGGGCAACCTATTCAATTTATCGCTGGACCTGGACGTTCATCGCATCGCCATAAAGAAGGAGGAACCGCTCAAGGTGGAGCTGGAGAACTTCCTGAAGGCCGCGGAAGCGAAGCAGGACGCGCCCATAAGCGGCCGGGACGCGGTGTCCAACCTGAAGGTGTGCGAGGCCGCGCTCAGGTCGCTGAAGAGCAAGGGGAAGGAGAAGGTCGAAGGTTGAACGTCTAACCTTTTCCTACGCCTTTGTAGCTGAAACCCAGCTTGCGGCATTTGTCGGCGTTGAATATGTTGCGCCCGTCGACAATGATTGGAGTGCGCATCAGTTTCTTCACCTTTTCCAGGTCCAGGTCCTTGTAGCACGAGTGATCGGTGACGAAAACAGCGCAGTCCGCGCCCTTCAAGGCCGCGTCCGTGTCCCGGACCATCTCCACCTTGTACGGCTTCTGCACGAAGGGGTCGTGTACGATCAGGTCGTTCTTCTCCATGAGACCGTTTATAATGACCAGGCTGGGCGAGTTGCGGGTGTCGTCCGAGTCCCGCAGGAAGCTCAATCCCATGATGGCAATCCGGGCCCGGTCCTTCACCCCCTTTTCCTCCAGGGCCTTCCAGACCAGCCCTATCATGTGCAAAGGCATATACTCGTTCATCTTCCGGGCAGCGGGCATCACTTCTTTCTTAGAATGCTTGGCCGCGCTCAGTAAAAGCCAGGGGTCCTTCGGCAAACAGTAACCGCC comes from the Methanomassiliicoccales archaeon genome and includes:
- a CDS encoding DegT/DnrJ/EryC1/StrS family aminotransferase, which codes for MDDIPQARPVMDKEMIEAATSALQNERLVLGESVFKFEEAFANYIGVKRAVTISSGTDALILALLALDVEDKEVITTPFSFIATANTIYHAHGQPRFCDVRADDYNLDALKIVAAVRKKTKAIMPVHLFGHPCDMKEINELAEEKGLKVIEDACQAHGAVYKGKKAGALGDVGCFSFYPTKNMTVGGDGGMVTTDDEDIANMVAKLRDCGRTTRYSHDVLGYTSRLNTSNAAIGLVQLKHLDRWNERRRAIAKRYQVKLKGVAGVELPPKADEVKEPVYHCYAVRAERRDNLAKYLAEKKIATAVHYPIPIHMQPAYVGKIAQREGDLPVSEMLSQKILSLPIFPSMTDEQVDRVCETVKGFYK
- a CDS encoding glycosyltransferase family 4 protein — encoded protein: MKSIYLSTSYMKELPLLALSIFKEMRKRDVVYIWFGDLWALIGVFIAKLLNKKSIVVAGGYDTANEPSLNYGLMSRKFMRYVPILSFRACDKIMAVSEFTKEEALRIIDDEGKIEVVPNGIDTSKFRVTEGIKRTTVTTVGNVNKRTWVVKGVNNFMEVVKRTPQQKFVLVGRVDPGVGLEPLENLELIGYQTGEDLIRILNASKYYLQLSYRESFGVAVIESMACGCIPVVTNRGGLPEAVGDAGTIVEFGSWGQVVDAISTDYDPEKGAQARERVVKLYDNAAREKAILGIIGKMLAEAPSK
- a CDS encoding glycosyltransferase, which produces MTIPSAGPQGCDTRRPRCVFINFTGRQYGFSINDKIVDQWMNLSRQGTDAVLVLAEPNDIRVIHDEKSLADAQASADRSSHFTILSMIRQMIRIRSTIRELNNGNTMFYLRHPSLSEIPMLLHSRKRNLVLEINGLYKYEIDEDSLLDRLRLLFEKGVAAIASKRTIGIVSVTNEIGGLFYPGGFTRTKRAVIANGVNIGRFKMRNPSPDRVGPLRILAVANFNCWHGYDKLLDALTEPDIEGRMQVYLIGEGPEKQNLVHKVNKMALRNVHFLPPMKGADLDELFDSCDIALGVLAIERKGLVEMCPLKHREYCARGVPFVMSGTDVDFPADSEFVLNAPIGQNIDIEQVLDFAKRMREWRDHPKVMRRYAEEHLDWAIKMGDTASFLVGLEHGK
- a CDS encoding Gfo/Idh/MocA family oxidoreductase produces the protein MRVGVIGVGSMGKNHVRVYSEIAELVGVTDVMQDSSKAVADKFGVRSFASPQEMFKEVDAVSICTPTSEHFKVAKLAIEHGVSILVEKPFTGQSSTAAELVELANKAKVTLASGFIERCNPIVGSLKNLVDAKRFGDVISIASRRVSSFPSRIRDVGVIMDLGIHDVDVLRHVKGSEVRSVCALGGSYNGKACEDFANLLLEFQDGGIGFIEVNWLTPMKVRKLSLTCSEAFVQADYIDQSMEISSSSIKDLDPGNLFNLSLDLDVHRIAIKKEEPLKVELENFLKAAEAKQDAPISGRDAVSNLKVCEAALRSLKSKGKEKVEG